The DNA region TGCAGAGCGATCCACAACCAAGTCTTTGATTACTGGGAAAGCGGCACTTCTCCAAGGTTCGATGGTAATGGTTTCACCGTCTTTAAACATTCTCATGTGAAGTTGACAGGTGGTGATTCCTGTGTCCGGTCCGTGTGGTCTTCCGTTGATGTAGAGGGAGCACATACCGCAAATTCCTTCTCGGCAGTCGTGATCGAATGCGATCGGTTCCTTTCCTTCGTTAATAAGGTTTTCGTTCAAAACATCAAGCATTTCCAGGAACGATGAGTCGGTGGAAACATCGGAAATTTTGTAGGTTTCGAACTGTCCTTTTGATTTATTGTTTTTCTGTCTCCAAATTTTCAGAGTCAGATTAAGTCCTTTTTTTGCACTCATTTTCTTAACTTTTTTTTTGGAGATTATTTATAACTTCTTGTTTTCACTTCAATATTTTCATAGATCAGGTCTTCTTTGTGCATCACCTCCTGATTAATGTCGTCACCTTTGTATTCCCAAGCTGCAACGTACTTGAAGTTGGCGTCGTCTCTTTTCGCCTCTCCTTCCGGAGTTGAGTGGTCCCAACGGAAATGTCCACCGCAGGATTCTCTTCTTTCCAAAGCGTCTTTCGCCATCAGCTGTCCCAGTTCCAGGAAGTCTGCAACTCTGAACGCTTTTTCCAGTTCGGGATTCATTTCGTCATTCGATCCGGGAACTCTTACATCTCTCCAGAATTCCTCACGTACTTCGGCAATTTCTTTGATCGCCTCCTGCAAACCTTCAGGAGTTCTTCCCATTCCTACCTTGTTCCACATAATGTGTCCCAGTTTTTTGTGGAAATAATCTACCGAGTGTTTTCCATTATTATTAAGGAAGAAATCGATTTTGTCTTGAATACCCTTCGCTGCCTCGTCAAATTCAGGAGTATTGGTTGGAATTGCTCCTGTTCTGATGTCTGCAGAAAGATAATCGGCAATCGTGTAAGGAAGCACGAAATAACCATCGGCTAATCCCTGCATCAATGCGGAAGCTCCCAATCTGTTCGCTCCGTGGTCGGAGAAATTCGCTTCACCGATTACGAAACAACCAGGAATCGTGGACTGCAGATTGTAATCAACCCAGATTCCGCCCATCGTGTAGTGAACTGCCGGATAAATCTTCATCGGAGTTACATACGGATTGTCGTCGGTAATTTTTTCATACATCACGAAAAGGTTTCCGTATTTTTCTTCTACCCAAGCTTTTCCTAAATCATAAATCTGTTTTTCTGTTGGGTTGTGGATATTTTTCTCGAGTGCCGCTTCTTTACCTTTCTTCATAATTTCTGTAGAGAAATCAAGATAAACTCCTTCTTTGGTATCATTGTTCTCGATTCCGAAACCGGCGTCACATCTTTCTTTTGCCGCTCTGGAAGCAACGTCGCGCGGAACGAGGTTTCCGAAAGCAGGATATCTTCTTTCAAGGTAATAGTCGCGGTCTTCTTCTTTGATATTTTCAGGGCGAAGTTTGCCTTCCCTAATTGCAACCGCGTCTTCAATTTTCTTTGGAACCCAGATTCTTCCTGAGTTTCTGAGCGATTCCGACATCAAAGTCAATTTACTCTGCTGCGTTCCGTGTACAGGAATACAGGTTGGGTGAATCTGCACATAGCAAGGATTTGCGAAGTACGCTCCTTTTTTATGGATTTTCCATGCCGCAGAAACATTGGATCCCATCGCGTTGGTTGAAAGGAAGTAAACATTTCCATAACCTCCGGAAGCGATTACGACAGCGTGCGCCGAATGTTTTTCGATCTCACCGGTTACGAGGTTTCTTGCGATAATTCCTCTTGCTTTTCCGTCAACGATAACCAAGTCGAGCATCTCGTGACGGTTGTACATTTTGATTCTACCTTTCCCGATTTGTCGGCTCATTGCAGAATATGCTCCTAAAAGTAACTGTTGTCCGGTTTGTCCTTTTGCATAGAACGTTCTTTTTACCTGAACTCCACCGAACGAACGGTTATCTAATTGTCCGCCGTAATCTCTACCAAACGGAACTCCCTGTGAAACACACTGGTCGATAATATTTGCAGAAACTTCCGCCAAACGGTAAACGTTGGCTTCTCTTGCGCGGTAATCTCCACCTTTGATGGTGTCGTAGAATAATCGGTACACCGAGTCGCCGTCTCCTTGATAATTTTTTGCCGCATTGATCCCACCTTGCGCCGCAATAGAGTGCGCTCTTCTTGGTGAGTCCTGGTAGCAGAATGCTTTCACATTATAACCCTGCTCCGCTAAAGTTGCAGCAGCAGAACCTCCCGCTAAACCTGTACCCACAACGATCACGTCAATTTTGTCGCGGTTGTTGGGTGCAACGAGGTTCATATGGTCTTTATGATTTTTCCATTTGTCGGCTAAAGGTCCGGCTGGAATTCTTGAATCTAATTTGCTCATTTCTTGAAATTTTGAATTTTAGATTTTAAATGAATTAAAACTTAAAATTATGATTGAGTTAGAAAGTGGTACAGTGCAATAAAAATAAAACCTGCAGGAATTAGGATCGAATACCATTTTCCTAAAGTCTTGATCATCGGCGTATATTTCGGATGTCTCGCCCCGATTGACTGGAACGACGATTGGAAACCGTGTGCCAAGTGTAATCCTAATAGAATAAAGGAAATCACATAAAGTACAACACGCCAAAGTTCACTGAATTTATGGTGAAGCTCGCCCCAGAATCTCGTCATATCATTTGGATCGCCATTTCCGGGAACATACTTGTAATTCATCTCGTGCAGCCAGAAGTCATACATATGCAGACCAAGAAACGCAAGAATTACCGCGCCCGAAATAATCATATTTCTCGACATCCAGGTTGAGTTGGCCGCAGAACCATTCACCGCATATTTTACCGGCCTTGCTTTGTTGTTCTTTATTTCGAGCACAAACCCCATGATGAAGTGAAACATCACCGCAAAAACAAGGATCGGCTGCATCAGAAACTGAACCGCGGGATTATATCCCATGAAATAGGACGCACCGTTGAACGCGTTTTCGCTGAAAACGGAAAGCATATTAACCGAAAGGTGCATCACAAGAAAAATCAGCAAAAACATTGCAGACAATGCCATTGCATACTTTCTACCAATAGTAGAACCTGTAAATCCTGCCATAATTTATTTTTAAATTGAATTCCCACAAAGTTAAAAAAATGTTAAGGTATATCCCAGTGAGAAAAATCAGAATTGATTAGTTTGTAATGCTTCTAAATAAGATATCCACGATAGATGCTTAGTTTTTCTGCTTTAGATAATAGCGTTTCCCATTGATATCAATGTGTTCTACGTTGGCGGGAATTTTCTTCACTTCAAAATTAGTGGTCCGCCTCGAAGTGAGGTACGGCTCCATCACATAAGTCGAAAGTTTTTCCAAATCCAAACCTTCAGGAACAAGAAACTGAACTCGGTCTTTATTCTTAATGGAAATTATCCTTTCCTTAAAATATTGATGACCCAAAACCTCATCCAATCGTGCAGCGCGGTAATTCAACATTATTCTCAACGCAATAAAAAGCAAAAGAAAATAAACCAACCGTGAAACATTTTTGATATTAAAATTCAAAATGGCAAACCTTAAGAAATACACCACGATGAAACCCACACCAACTTCCAGCAATGTCATTGGAATCATTTTATGGAAGGCGAAATCGGTGTCGGCAAAGAAATGAATCGTCTTCAAAGTCCAATTAACCACAAAATCATAGATCAGATTCAGCCAGTCGCAACCTACAGAAAAAGCGATCAAAACCGTCATTAATAAAGCAAAAATAATCAGGATTTCCGCAATCGGAATAATGACGAGATTCGCAGGAATCGAAATAAAGCTCCACTGATGAAAGTAAAAAATCACCAACGGAAGTGTCGCAATCTGCGCCGCAAAACTGATCGAAACCACATTGACCATAAAATCCTGGAATCGGTTTCTTGGTTTTGGCAAATATTTCAGGATCGGTTGGTTCAGCCAG from Chryseobacterium suipulveris includes:
- a CDS encoding fumarate reductase/succinate dehydrogenase flavoprotein subunit, with translation MSKLDSRIPAGPLADKWKNHKDHMNLVAPNNRDKIDVIVVGTGLAGGSAAATLAEQGYNVKAFCYQDSPRRAHSIAAQGGINAAKNYQGDGDSVYRLFYDTIKGGDYRAREANVYRLAEVSANIIDQCVSQGVPFGRDYGGQLDNRSFGGVQVKRTFYAKGQTGQQLLLGAYSAMSRQIGKGRIKMYNRHEMLDLVIVDGKARGIIARNLVTGEIEKHSAHAVVIASGGYGNVYFLSTNAMGSNVSAAWKIHKKGAYFANPCYVQIHPTCIPVHGTQQSKLTLMSESLRNSGRIWVPKKIEDAVAIREGKLRPENIKEEDRDYYLERRYPAFGNLVPRDVASRAAKERCDAGFGIENNDTKEGVYLDFSTEIMKKGKEAALEKNIHNPTEKQIYDLGKAWVEEKYGNLFVMYEKITDDNPYVTPMKIYPAVHYTMGGIWVDYNLQSTIPGCFVIGEANFSDHGANRLGASALMQGLADGYFVLPYTIADYLSADIRTGAIPTNTPEFDEAAKGIQDKIDFFLNNNGKHSVDYFHKKLGHIMWNKVGMGRTPEGLQEAIKEIAEVREEFWRDVRVPGSNDEMNPELEKAFRVADFLELGQLMAKDALERRESCGGHFRWDHSTPEGEAKRDDANFKYVAAWEYKGDDINQEVMHKEDLIYENIEVKTRSYK
- a CDS encoding succinate dehydrogenase cytochrome b subunit, which codes for MAGFTGSTIGRKYAMALSAMFLLIFLVMHLSVNMLSVFSENAFNGASYFMGYNPAVQFLMQPILVFAVMFHFIMGFVLEIKNNKARPVKYAVNGSAANSTWMSRNMIISGAVILAFLGLHMYDFWLHEMNYKYVPGNGDPNDMTRFWGELHHKFSELWRVVLYVISFILLGLHLAHGFQSSFQSIGARHPKYTPMIKTLGKWYSILIPAGFIFIALYHFLTQS